CGCCCTGCCGGAGAACGAGCGCGCCAGGATTGCCTCGCTGCTCCACAAGCGGTACGCGGACTTCAAGCCGACCTTTGCCTCGGAGAAGCTCGGCGAGCTCCACAACATCCACCACGACCCCAAGACCATACGAAGCATCATGATAGCCGAAGGCTTGTGGAAGCCAAAACAGAAGCGCGCAAACGACGCGCACCGCCAGTGGCGGGAGCGCAAAGCTCGTTTCGGCGAAATGGAGCAGTTTGACGGCTCCTACGAGCATTGGTTTGAAGACCGTGGTCCTGAATGCTGTTTACTCGCCGCCATAGACGATGCCACCGGAACGATCACCCGGGCGCAGTTTGACTGCCACGAGGGTGTCCTGCCGGTGTTTGGCTTCTGGAAAGGGTATGTAGCCGATCATGGCAAGCCACGCTCCATTTACCTTGATAAATTGAGCACCTACAAGCAATCCAGCGACATTGCCAAGCAGAACCATGATGCCCTATCCCAGTTTGAGCGGGCCATGACTGACGTGGGTATTGAGCCCATACCCGCCGGAAGCCCGCAGGCCAAGGGGCGGATTGAGCGCCTGTTCGGCACCCTGCAGGACCGGCTCGTCAAAGAGCTACGCTTGGCCAACATCAGCTCCATTGAAGCGGCCAACGAATTCCTGGCCGCCGTGTTCATCCCGAAGTTCAACCAGCGGTTCGGCGTTGCTCCGCGGTCAACGGGCAACCTGCACGCGTCCCTCTCCCCAAAGGAGCGGGCGCGCCTTGACCGCACCTTCTCCCGGCACACGTCCCGCATTGTCAGAAGCGACTTCACCGTGAGCTATCACAACCAATGGTATCAGCTGGCCGAGCATCAGCCGGTTACGGTCTGCAAGAAGGATTCCGTCATCATAGAGGAGCACACCACCGGCGAGATCAAAATCAGGCGCCGCGATGCCTGTCTCTCCTACGCCATCATTCCCAAGGGAGCGCCGAAACAGAAAGCCCCGTTATGGGTGCTGGCCGCGTCTGCGCCTAAGTCAGTGAGCAGGAGAACCCCGGTCAAGCCAGCCCCGGACCATCCATGGAGACGATTCACCTTTGCAAACCAATCATCATTATCACACCGTGCCAAACTGCCCGACTAGGACATTTCTAAATCCTTCAAAGTAGGACATTTCTATTTCCCGTTGACATGCTGTCTTTTTGTTTTGTAAAATTAATACGATTTGCTACACTTAGGTTCCATGGAGTACATTACTGACATGCACCTGCACTCGCGGTACTCGCGCGCCACGAGCAGGGATTTGAACATTGAGGGATTGTATAAAGGCGCGAGGCTGAAGGGCATTGATATTATCGGCACCGGTGATTTTACGTTCCCGGCGTATATACAGGAAATGGAAAAAGAGCTTGAGCCCGTGGGCGGGGGGCTGTACTCGTTCAAGCGCAAGAGCCAAGTCGGGAGCGTGCCCGTCAAAAATGACCGTGACCCGAAGTTTATCATCACCACGGAAATTTCCAACATCTACAAGCGGCACGGCAAAGTCCGGCGCATCCATACGGTCATAGTCGCTCCAGGTTTGGACGAAGTTAAAAAATTAAATAAGCAGCTGGATAAAATCGGCAATATCAAATCAGACGGCAGGCCCATCCTGGGCATGGACGTGGCGGACATGGCAAAGATCATCTGGGGCGTGTCAGAAGATTTCATCATCATTCCGGCGCATGCGTGGACTCCATGGTTTGCGATCTTCGGGTCCAAGTCCGGGTTTGATTCCATAGAAGAATGTTTCGGCGATTTAACGCCGAAGATATACGCCATTGAAACTGGTTTGTCATCTGACCCGGCCATGAACTGGCGGCTCTCGCAGTTGGACAACATCTCAATCGTTTCAAATTCAGATGCGCATTCCCTGCCGAACCTGGGGCGCGAAGCTACGGTGTTTGAGCTTGAAGCGGCGTCAATCGCAAACATAAAAACCGCCCTGCGCAAAGGCGCATCAACAAAAAACAGGCTCGCGTATACCATTGAGTTCTATCCGCAGGAAGGCAAGTACCACTACGACGGACACCGCGACTGCAAGTTCGTGTGCGATCCCAAAGAAACCAAACGCCTAAAAGGCATCTGCCCAAAGTGCAAAAAGCCCCTTACTGTTGGCGTTGACTACCGCGTTTCCGAATTGGCGGACCGCGAGGAACCCAAAAAGTTTGGTGAATTCAAATACATTGTGCCCTTGCAGGAAATTATCGCGGACGCGTTTGCGCAGAAAAAGGGAACCAAGCGGGTGCAAGAAACGTACGGCGCGCTGATTGCTTCCGTTGCTGACGAATTTACACTGCTGCTGAAAACGCCGCTTGCGGACATAGAAGCGTTCGGCATTTCCGAAATTGCGGAAGGCGTGCGCAGAGTCCGGGAGGGCGAGGTGCACATAGAGCCGGGTTACGACGGGGAGTACGGCGTGGTTTCGGTCTTTCGTCCGGACGAGCAGATATCTGCAAAAAGCAAGCAAAAAACCCTTTTTTAGGCCCAACATAAAAATGAAAAACCCGTCTACTATTTTTGCAGGCGGGTTTTTCATTTTTGTTTTAGCGCTTCTTTCGGCGATGGGTCGTCTTTCGCTTTGCAGTGCTGCGGCGCTTGGTGCTCTTGCGCTTTGTCGTTCTGCGCTTTGCAGTCTTGCGCTTGGCCGTTGATTTGCGGCGTTTTCGTGCTGCCATATTTTTATCTTCGGTTTATGTTTGTTTGCTGCGCGGTACGACTACACCGCGCAAGTTGTTATTTGCATTATACCACGCACGGAAATAAAGCAATACTCCTTTTTTGTAAAGCTGTGGACAACTTTTATTGCGAAGTTGTTTGTTATTATTGTTGCAGCTGTTTTTTGATCGCCTCTCCCCTTTGAATGCCGGCCTCCACCTCCTGTTTAATCTGCGCGAGCGCCGCGTCCGGAATGTTGAAGTCAGTCGGCATGTTGACACTGCCGATGTCCGGAGTCATATCAGGAATCATGGAGCTGATGTCCGGCGCGCCCGGCGGCATTTTGATAATCGGGTTAATGCCGGTAGGCAGGCCGATTTCGTTTAAGGTAATGTCCAACACTACATCCGGTCCTCCGGTGCCGGTCGGGTACGGAAAGGCAATCGGCATAACCGGCAAATCAATGCGGGCAGACAAAACCATAGTGAGCATGTCTGGCGTTTTGTTGAACGATTTAATGGTGACGAACGGCGGCAGGTACGGGGCTATCATGCTTTTGTCCAAGTACTTTACAACCTCGTTTCCGATTTTTTGTTTTATTTCCTCGTCACTCGGGATTTGGCTTAGCGCTTCAGCCGGAAGGTCGGCCGGAATGAGGGAGGCGTACTGGCTCTTAAAGCTGTCGTATACCAGGTCAATTTCTTTTTTTAGGTCCACAGTAACGTCCACTTCAATATTTTTAACGCCCATTCTGCCCGACGTGTACGTACCGGCCGGAATATTAAGCTGGCCCAGGTTGACGATGTTTTTCCCGGGGTACAGTGTTTTTACGCCGCTTGAGGGCAGCACCACTATTGCCTTGCCTTCGTTGTTGGTGAACACGAGGTCATCAAGCTCCACCCGCACCTCAGGCACGCTTACCGATGGCCGAAGGTTAGGCGGATCCATAAGAAAGACGTTGACTTTGCCAAACAGAAATTGGAAATACGGCGAGAGCAGTATGCCGACAACAATCGCGCCGGCGACGAACTTTGGTAGTTTAACCGTTGCAACCCCAATAATGGCAATGGCCAAAGCAACCGCCCCCATTATCGCTAGCTGCGAGCCGCTGGCAAAGGTGCCATAGTACTTTTCGGTTGCAAACGAAGCAAGATATCCAAGAACCGGAACAAGGATTGCCCCCAATGGAATTGACCAGTATTTTTTCATAGTCATTTTGTAAATGATATAACGATATTATTATAGCATTATTTAAACAAAAATCCATCCGCTCCCGAGCGGATGGATTTTTGGTGGACCTGAGGAGACTCGAACTCCTGACCTTCGCCTTGCAAAGGCGTTGCTCTACCAACTGAGCTACAGGCCCCCGCGACGCAGTCGCGGCGTGCACACGACTGGTTTTTGGTCTGTTTTAGATTCCCGGACTCAAGAGCCTGCCCACAGTTCCTTCCAGGAATCCCTGGTGCAGATTCGTAATGGCGAGCATGCCCGCAAAAATAATCCCCAAGCCGATGAGCTTGTACAAAAGCCGGGTGCCGCCCATGGTGCCGAGCTTTGATTCGGCCCAGTTGCTGTATCCCGCAAACTGGACCACTGCTTCCGTTTTCCAGATGAGCAGGAATCCCAGGAGCACCAGGATGATTCCAATTATTATTCTCATATGTTTGTATTTTTGTCTTAGATGGCTCCTGGTGGACGGTGAGGGGATCGAACCCCCGGCCTTCTCGGTGTAAACGAGACGCTCTAACCAGCTGAGCTAACCGTCCTGGTGCCCGTACGGAAAGCCCGGCATGCGCCGGGCTTAGAGTCAGATGCTTACGCTTTGATTTCTCTCAGCCGCTTTTTTGTTGTCCGCAAATAGTAAGGCTTTGCCTGCCGCGTGCGGTACGTCCGCACCAGCTCAAACTTCGTGAGCGAGGGCATTTTTAGAGGAAAGATTTTTTCAACGCCGATGCCCCCGGAGACCTTGCGCACCGTAATGGTTGCGCCGGCTTCGGTGCCGTGCTTGTGCGCGAGCACCATGCCTTGAAACACCTGGGTGCGCTCTTTTTCCTCGCCTTTCGGGTTTATGTCAACAATTTTCTGGTGCACCCGGACCAGCATGCCGGGCGCGATGTCCTGTGGGTTGATTTCCTCGTAGTCTAATTTCCCCTTTTTAACTTTGGGCTTTTCAGCTTCGGAAACCACTTCTTCCAGAGCGGTTTTCTCTTCTTTAGATTCCTCTGCAGGCGCCCCTTGCGGGGTTTCAAGGGTATTTTCTTGTTTTATCTCATCTGCCATATGATTTGCCTCAATAAGTAGAACCATTACAGATTAGCGCTTTTCGCGGGATTTGTCAATAATCGCGCTCTTGAAGCGATGTGGTTCAAACGGCTTAAGCCTTTTTACCCGGACAGAGAGTCCCCGCTTTTGCAGAGCCTCTTTCAGGCCTTTGGTGTAGGATGTTTGGTCATACCCCAGGGCAATGATGTCCGGCTTGAGCGATGCCACAAAATCGTACACCTCGGCAGGGTCCCCATCAATGCCTAAAAATACTCGGTCAATTTCTTGGCACTGCTTTATCAATTGTACGCGTTTTTTTTCGGATCTGCGCGGCCGCTTTCCTTTAATGCGCGCAACAACAACGTCCCTGCCAACAATGCAGATCAGCCTATGCCCGAGTGCTCGCGCCTGTTGGAAGTAGTTTTTGTGCCCGGGATGCACGCCGTCAAACGTGCCTGACACAAGTATGGTTTTTAATGGGATGAGATAATTGAGTACGCCATCATTGATTTCTGCGGCGTCTTTTAATTGAAAATCGCCAATTGCAGTGCGTTTTAATTCTTCAACATAGGCCCCTGTTTTGAGCTTTTTTCCGATATCAGCGGCAAGCGTGCGTATAAAGGTGCCGGATGAAACGTGGCAGCAGATTTTTAGAAGATCACCTTTCAAAGATAAAAACTTGATGTCGTGCACCTCAATTTCAACCGGCTTTCGTTTCACTTCTTTGCCCTGCCGCGCCAGCTTGTACAAACGAACGCCGCCTATTTTTTTTGCTGAATGCATCGGCGGCACCTGTGTTTGTTTGCCAATGAACGAATGCAAGACTGATTCAATATCATTTTTCGCGATGGACACTTTCCGCACGTTTGATAGTGTGCCGGTCCGGTCCTGCGTATCTGACGTAGCGCCCAGCTTCAATGTCGCCTCATACGTCTTATCCAGCCCCACATAATGCCGCAATAACTTGGTCGCTTCGCCAATGCCAACCAAAAGCAGGCCGTTAGCAAAGGGATCCAAGGTGCCTGCATGGCCGATCTGTTTGATGCTAGTAATCCGCCGGAGCTGGTAAATCACATCATGGGAAGTCGGGCCAGGGGGCTTGTTGATGAGTAAAAAACCGCTAATCATAGCTCACCCTTTTCCTTTCGTGCGTTTCCGAATCTCTGTAATCTGGTCCCGAATGGAGGCGGCTTTTTCAAAGTCAAAATTACGGGCCGCAAGCTCCATCTTTGCCTCAAGCTCTTTTATCAAAACAGGAATCTCCTCGTCAGACATCTTTTTCAGATCAATGCCAAGGTCCCCTGGTTTTTCTTTTTTGCGCTGGCCTTTGAGGTACACGTCTTTCACCGCTTTCCGGATGCTCTGCGGGGTAATCCCGTGCTTCCGGTTGTACGCTTCCTGAATGCTCCGGCGGCGCGAGACCTCGGAAATGGCGCGCTTCATAGAACCAGTAACCGAATCAGCGTACATAATCACGTGCCCTTCGCTGTGGCGCGCCGCCCGGCCCATGGTTTGGATTAAAGAAGTGTCGCTGCGCAAAAATCCTTCTTTGTCCGCATCCAGAATCACGACCAAAGAGACTTCGGGCAAGTCCAAGCCTTCGCGCAAAAGATTGATGCCAACCACCACGTCGTACACGCCGAGCCGCAAGTCGCGCAGAATGTCCAGCCGTTCAAGCGTTTCCACCTCGGAGTGCAAATAGTGCACCTTGATGCCCATTTCCGCGAGATACTCCGCCAGTTCTTCAGCGAGCCTTTTCGTCAAAGTCGTCACCAGGACTCTCTGGCGCTTGTCGGTCCGCTTTTTGATTTGCTCCAGCAAATCATCAATCTGGTTTTTGGTTGGCTTTATCTCAACCAGAGGATCAAGCAATCCGGTCGGCCTAATCAGTTGCTCTGCAACCCGGTTTTGGTCCGAGTAATTGATGTGGCCTTTTGCGTCCATCTTGACTTGTTTGGCCGAGCGCGCAAGCTCGAATGGACGCGGGGTCGCGGAAACGTAAATCATCTGGTTTGTCCGCCCAACAAATTCATCAAACTTCAATGGCCGGTTATCCAAGGCCGAAGGCAGGCGGAACCCGTAATCAACCAATGTCTGCTTGCGCGCCCTATCGCCGTTGTACATGCCCCCG
This portion of the Parcubacteria group bacterium genome encodes:
- a CDS encoding ISNCY family transposase, with protein sequence MSKKEVNRYDVMKRLLRKEMNGSEAAQLLKLTSRQVRRLKSRIKALGATGLIHKARGRKGNRALPENERARIASLLHKRYADFKPTFASEKLGELHNIHHDPKTIRSIMIAEGLWKPKQKRANDAHRQWRERKARFGEMEQFDGSYEHWFEDRGPECCLLAAIDDATGTITRAQFDCHEGVLPVFGFWKGYVADHGKPRSIYLDKLSTYKQSSDIAKQNHDALSQFERAMTDVGIEPIPAGSPQAKGRIERLFGTLQDRLVKELRLANISSIEAANEFLAAVFIPKFNQRFGVAPRSTGNLHASLSPKERARLDRTFSRHTSRIVRSDFTVSYHNQWYQLAEHQPVTVCKKDSVIIEEHTTGEIKIRRRDACLSYAIIPKGAPKQKAPLWVLAASAPKSVSRRTPVKPAPDHPWRRFTFANQSSLSHRAKLPD
- a CDS encoding DNA helicase UvrD translates to MEYITDMHLHSRYSRATSRDLNIEGLYKGARLKGIDIIGTGDFTFPAYIQEMEKELEPVGGGLYSFKRKSQVGSVPVKNDRDPKFIITTEISNIYKRHGKVRRIHTVIVAPGLDEVKKLNKQLDKIGNIKSDGRPILGMDVADMAKIIWGVSEDFIIIPAHAWTPWFAIFGSKSGFDSIEECFGDLTPKIYAIETGLSSDPAMNWRLSQLDNISIVSNSDAHSLPNLGREATVFELEAASIANIKTALRKGASTKNRLAYTIEFYPQEGKYHYDGHRDCKFVCDPKETKRLKGICPKCKKPLTVGVDYRVSELADREEPKKFGEFKYIVPLQEIIADAFAQKKGTKRVQETYGALIASVADEFTLLLKTPLADIEAFGISEIAEGVRRVREGEVHIEPGYDGEYGVVSVFRPDEQISAKSKQKTLF
- a CDS encoding 50S ribosomal protein L19, translated to MADEIKQENTLETPQGAPAEESKEEKTALEEVVSEAEKPKVKKGKLDYEEINPQDIAPGMLVRVHQKIVDINPKGEEKERTQVFQGMVLAHKHGTEAGATITVRKVSGGIGVEKIFPLKMPSLTKFELVRTYRTRQAKPYYLRTTKKRLREIKA
- the truB gene encoding tRNA pseudouridine(55) synthase TruB, producing MISGFLLINKPPGPTSHDVIYQLRRITSIKQIGHAGTLDPFANGLLLVGIGEATKLLRHYVGLDKTYEATLKLGATSDTQDRTGTLSNVRKVSIAKNDIESVLHSFIGKQTQVPPMHSAKKIGGVRLYKLARQGKEVKRKPVEIEVHDIKFLSLKGDLLKICCHVSSGTFIRTLAADIGKKLKTGAYVEELKRTAIGDFQLKDAAEINDGVLNYLIPLKTILVSGTFDGVHPGHKNYFQQARALGHRLICIVGRDVVVARIKGKRPRRSEKKRVQLIKQCQEIDRVFLGIDGDPAEVYDFVASLKPDIIALGYDQTSYTKGLKEALQKRGLSVRVKRLKPFEPHRFKSAIIDKSREKR